One window from the genome of Salvia miltiorrhiza cultivar Shanhuang (shh) chromosome 7, IMPLAD_Smil_shh, whole genome shotgun sequence encodes:
- the LOC130993841 gene encoding protein VAPYRIN-LIKE-like: MDRLIKPEVQELNLAFIKGQKCSQTFNLRNLMHTMPVAVSLTSTDPSVFSLHPCLSVIPPLSTASFSLSLTKPYDQPPLSTPPAAVVVRSSMLPTRKASHDHLLHLFSKPGPHIFKDATIPISLVGLNVAQFLLSPCSNSLELDFQFSKAISVCDEQQLTSLLRAAVANGKSYLISTLIEAGAEVSCRERSDDEESLLCLAIRSERIESLQLLIESGCAVDPRVDLLLHAAVAVKRVDMMEIVCLSYVDLDLNAVDVQGRTALHIAALNGHVEAIQFLVSVGADVDVTDHEGWTPLHFAAEHGHLDAVERLLGHAVFAKYAVNRDGKTAFGLAVERGNSHLYDALQLGDVLQRAARVDDVHTMKSCLAQGAKVNGVDQNGWSPLHRAAFKGHLESVRILVSHGARLDSVDGSGYTPLLRAVEAGHVEVAMYLLSHGAKASLKSLGGLAKFDLEGFNNHPSLVNPLH; this comes from the coding sequence ATGGACAGACTAATCAAACCAGAAGTTCAAGAACTCAACTTGGCATTCATCAAAGGTCAGAAATGCAGCCAAACATTCAACCTCAGAAACCTAATGCACACCATGCCAGTTGCAGTTTCCCTCACATCAACCGATCCATCGGTTTTCTCTCTCCACCCTTGTCTCTCTGTCATCCCACCTCTCTCCACTGcctccttctccctctccttGACCAAGCCTTATGATCAGCCTCCTCTCTCCACCCCTCCCGCCGCCGTCGTCGTCCGTTCCTCAATGCTTCCCACGAGAAAAGCCAGCCATGATCATCTCCTCCATCTCTTCTCCAAGCCAGGCCCTCATATCTTCAAGGATGCCACCATTCCCATCTCCCTCGTCGGCCTCAACGTCGCGCAGTTTCTTCTCTCGCCTTGTTCCAATTCCCTCGAGCTCGATTTCCAGTTCTCCAAGGCCATCTCCGTCTGTGATGAGCAACAGCTCACCTCTCTGCTCAGAGCTGCCGTTGCAAATGGGAAATCTTACTTGATTTCCACTCTGATCGAGGCAGGTGCTGAAGTTAGCTGCAGAGAGAGGTCTGATGATGAGGAATCTCTGTTGTGTTTAGCAATTAGGTCTGAAAGGATTGAGTCTCTGCAACTCTTGATTGAATCTGGATGTGCGGTTGACCCTAGAGTTGACCTTTTGTTACACGCGGCCGTTGCTGTGAAGCGCGTGGACATGATGGAGATCGTGTGTCTGAGCTACGTGGATCTCGACTTGAACGCAGTGGATGTGCAGGGCAGGACTGCCCTGCACATCGCTGCGCTGAATGGCCACGTGGAGGCCATTCAGTTTCTTGTCTCGGTGGGCGCTGACGTGGACGTGACGGACCACGAGGGGTGGACCCCGCTGCATTTTGCAGCGGAGCACGGGCACCTGGACGCGGTGGAGCGTCTGCTGGGGCACGCGGTGTTTGCCAAGTACGCGGTGAACAGGGACGGCAAGACGGCGTTTGGGCTGGCGGTGGAGCGGGGGAACTCGCACCTCTACGACGCGCTGCAGCTGGGGGACGTGCTGCAGAGGGCGGCGCGTGTGGACGACGTGCACACGATGAAGAGCTGCCTGGCTCAGGGGGCGAAGGTGAATGGGGTGGATCAGAATGGGTGGAGTCCCCTGCATAGGGCTGCCTTCAAGGGGCATTTGGAGAGTGTGAGGATTCTTGTGAGCCACGGGGCTCGCCTCGATTCCGTTGATGGATCGGGCTACACGCCGCTGCTCAGGGCGGTCGAGGCGGGACATGTTGAGGTAGCCATGTATCTCTTGTCACATGGGGCTAAAGCTAGCCTTAAGAGTTTAGGTGGGCTGGCCAAGTTTGATTTGGAGGGTTTCAACAACCATCCTTCTCTTGTTAACCCTTTACATTAG